From a single Gammaproteobacteria bacterium genomic region:
- a CDS encoding inositol monophosphatase produces the protein MMTDYSTMLNTLQMLIQQAASDELLPRFQQIERCFKADGSIVTEADIAMQQRLTTTLQQHWPAIALLGEEMSEAAQQAQMASSQQGLWVLDPLDGTSNFAAGIPCFSVSLALLVEGEVVLGIIYDPLRKECFSAIAGKGAWLNGERLGAGEESLPLSKCIALLDFKRLSRKMATKIVSQPPYSSQRSFGSGALDWCWLAAGRVHLYLHGQQKLWDYSAGQLILQEAGGQSCTLGGEVVFNGRLEARSVVAALQPPHFEAWRRYLFE, from the coding sequence ATGATGACTGATTACTCGACAATGTTAAATACCTTGCAAATGCTGATTCAACAAGCCGCAAGTGATGAATTATTGCCACGATTTCAACAGATAGAGCGTTGTTTCAAAGCGGATGGCAGCATTGTCACCGAGGCTGATATAGCGATGCAGCAGCGACTCACCACAACACTACAGCAGCACTGGCCCGCCATTGCTCTGCTGGGAGAAGAGATGAGTGAGGCAGCACAACAGGCGCAGATGGCAAGCAGCCAGCAGGGGCTATGGGTGCTGGATCCACTGGATGGTACCAGCAACTTTGCCGCAGGCATTCCCTGTTTTTCAGTCTCGTTGGCGCTACTGGTTGAGGGTGAAGTGGTGTTAGGTATTATCTACGATCCGTTGCGAAAAGAGTGCTTTAGCGCCATTGCAGGTAAAGGAGCCTGGCTGAATGGTGAACGCTTGGGGGCAGGCGAAGAGTCTCTCCCCTTATCGAAATGTATCGCGCTGCTTGATTTTAAACGCCTCTCTCGCAAAATGGCGACAAAAATTGTCAGCCAGCCACCCTACAGTTCACAGCGCAGTTTTGGTTCGGGTGCACTGGACTGGTGCTGGTTGGCCGCCGGGCGAGTACACCTCTACCTGCATGGCCAGCAAAAACTGTGGGATTACAGTGCCGGACAGCTGATCCTGCAGGAGGCGGGTGGCCAGAGTTGTACGCTAGGTGGGGAGGTGGTGTTCAACGGGCGGCTGGAGGCTCGCTCAGTGGTGGCCGCATTGCAACCACCACACTTCGAAGCCTGGAGACGCTATCTGTTTGAGTAA
- a CDS encoding sterol desaturase family protein: MSGVEQSIEGEVLIRLGSFLAILLAMLLWEQLDPRRPALPGRVWRRTNNLLLLFFNALLLKLIMPFGAVALAFYVQQQQWGLLNQIQLPLWLSLLIAVVLLDLLIYWQHRLFHVVKPLWRLHQVHHADMDYDTTTGLRFHPLEIMLSMLIKFVAIVLLGPAAMAVLAFELLLNGSAMFNHGNIRLPNKLDQALRWLIVTPDMHRIHHSIHRHEADSNYGFALSLWDRLFGSYRQEPQEGQVGMRFGVKYQQNFQQTSGLWALLKMPFTLNPAMKKNDD; encoded by the coding sequence ATGAGTGGCGTAGAGCAAAGCATCGAGGGAGAGGTGTTGATTCGCTTGGGCAGTTTTCTGGCTATTCTGTTGGCGATGTTGCTATGGGAACAGCTCGACCCACGCCGCCCTGCGTTGCCAGGGCGTGTGTGGCGACGTACCAATAATCTGTTGCTGCTCTTCTTTAATGCACTACTGCTTAAATTGATCATGCCTTTTGGTGCGGTGGCGCTGGCTTTTTATGTGCAACAGCAGCAGTGGGGGTTGCTCAATCAAATACAACTGCCGCTCTGGTTGTCGCTACTCATTGCAGTGGTCTTGCTGGATCTGTTGATCTATTGGCAGCATCGACTGTTTCATGTGGTTAAACCGCTCTGGCGGTTGCATCAGGTTCATCATGCCGATATGGATTACGACACCACCACCGGGCTGCGTTTTCATCCGCTTGAGATCATGCTCTCGATGCTTATCAAATTTGTCGCTATCGTCTTGCTTGGCCCCGCTGCCATGGCGGTGTTGGCTTTCGAGCTGTTGCTGAACGGCTCAGCGATGTTTAACCACGGCAATATTCGCCTGCCAAACAAGTTGGATCAAGCGCTACGTTGGTTGATCGTCACCCCGGACATGCACCGCATTCACCACTCCATCCATCGTCATGAAGCCGATAGTAATTATGGCTTTGCACTCTCACTTTGGGATCGGCTGTTTGGCAGTTACCGACAAGAGCCACAGGAGGGCCAAGTTGGTATGCGCTTTGGGGTTAAATATCAGCAAAATTTTCAACAAACCTCAGGCTTATGGGCACTGCTGAAGATGCCCTTTACTCTCAACCCAGCGATGAAAAAAAATGATGACTGA
- a CDS encoding DUF2835 domain-containing protein translates to MSHTVHFNLHILYDDYLAFYQGAAHSVSVVADDGRRIEFPANLVRRYLTRDGIRGRFELEFDEQHKLIALRRIT, encoded by the coding sequence ATGTCACACACGGTTCATTTTAATCTCCATATCCTCTACGACGATTACCTGGCTTTCTACCAGGGGGCTGCTCACAGTGTGAGTGTGGTGGCTGATGATGGTCGCCGTATCGAGTTCCCCGCTAATCTGGTTCGGCGTTACCTGACCCGTGACGGTATTCGCGGTCGCTTCGAATTAGAGTTTGATGAGCAGCACAAACTGATCGCACTGAGACGTATTACATGA
- the rpoH gene encoding RNA polymerase sigma factor RpoH, whose amino-acid sequence MSTATALSVELSPSADSLDSYLSRIREIPVLSAEEEHELAVRLTRHNDLEAARRLVFSHLRFVAHIARGYRGYGLPLNDLIQEGNIGLMKAVKRYDPERKVRLVSFAVHWIRAEIHEFIIRNWRIVKVATTKAQRKMFFNLRSAKKHLGWFSHEEVNAVADDLGVTPETVREMEGRLSARDVAFDGPDQDESDHFVASPAAFLQNNGMGPEQALELAQTSGNNLNQLHAALGDLDERSRDILAKRWLVDKKATLHQLADQYGVSAERIRQLEKNAINKLKVAMA is encoded by the coding sequence ATGAGTACAGCAACAGCATTAAGTGTGGAACTAAGCCCGAGCGCTGATAGCCTTGACAGCTATCTTTCGCGTATCCGGGAGATTCCTGTATTAAGCGCTGAAGAAGAGCATGAACTGGCTGTTCGGCTGACACGTCATAATGACCTAGAGGCAGCCCGCCGACTGGTCTTTTCTCACTTACGCTTCGTGGCGCATATCGCCCGTGGCTACCGTGGTTACGGATTACCGCTGAATGATCTTATTCAAGAGGGTAATATCGGCCTGATGAAGGCGGTTAAACGCTATGACCCTGAGCGTAAAGTGCGCTTGGTCTCTTTTGCTGTACATTGGATTCGTGCAGAAATTCATGAGTTTATTATTCGTAACTGGCGCATTGTTAAGGTGGCGACCACCAAAGCGCAACGCAAGATGTTTTTTAACCTGCGTAGTGCCAAAAAGCACCTCGGCTGGTTTAGCCACGAAGAGGTTAATGCGGTCGCAGATGATCTGGGTGTAACCCCTGAAACCGTCAGGGAGATGGAAGGTCGCCTCAGTGCACGAGATGTCGCTTTTGATGGGCCGGATCAGGATGAGAGTGATCACTTTGTCGCCTCACCGGCCGCGTTCTTGCAAAATAACGGTATGGGGCCGGAGCAGGCATTAGAGCTGGCGCAAACGTCGGGTAACAACCTTAATCAGTTGCACGCTGCGCTGGGTGACCTTGATGAGCGTAGTCGCGATATTCTTGCCAAACGTTGGCTGGTTGACAAAAAGGCAACCTTACACCAATTGGCTGATCAATACGGTGTCTCTGCTGAGCGTATTCGACAGCTGGAGAAAAATGCCATCAACAAGCTCAAGGTGGCAATGGCGTAG
- the ftsX gene encoding permease-like cell division protein FtsX: MRIKVYFQRHLQVFMSCLGQFYRAPISHFLTVLVIAISLSLPALLLVALENARSLVVGWDNNADISLFLNPSLSPAEGEHFKESLLTWRELSNARYISAEQSLHDFKAYSGFGEVLEKLDKNPLPAVIVLTPRQSTPETVLPLLERLQALPEVELAQLDLAWLTKIYAMMSVAERVAWVLGLLLAIAVVLIVGNTVRVGIQQRRVEIEVCKLVGGTNGFIRRPFLYMGAIQGGIGGLLAIILVASALLLLNGPITQLAALYQSSFKLEGLGLSLSLLLLLSSITLGWLGSLFTVNHYMREIEPS; the protein is encoded by the coding sequence GTGCGTATAAAGGTCTATTTCCAACGTCATTTGCAAGTGTTCATGAGCTGCTTGGGGCAGTTTTATCGTGCGCCGATCTCTCATTTTCTTACTGTTTTAGTGATAGCCATCTCGCTCTCTTTGCCCGCACTGCTGCTGGTTGCACTGGAAAATGCCCGTAGCCTGGTGGTCGGCTGGGATAACAACGCAGATATATCACTCTTTCTCAACCCATCACTCAGCCCTGCTGAAGGGGAGCACTTTAAAGAGAGTTTGTTGACGTGGCGGGAGCTGTCGAATGCCCGCTATATTTCGGCAGAGCAGTCACTCCACGATTTTAAGGCCTACTCAGGCTTTGGCGAGGTGTTGGAGAAGCTGGATAAAAACCCACTGCCCGCAGTCATTGTGCTGACACCTCGGCAGAGCACACCGGAAACAGTGTTGCCACTGCTGGAGCGATTGCAAGCATTGCCCGAGGTTGAGTTGGCCCAGCTCGATCTGGCGTGGTTAACAAAAATTTATGCCATGATGAGTGTTGCTGAGCGGGTGGCATGGGTGCTGGGCCTGTTACTAGCGATTGCCGTAGTGTTGATTGTTGGTAATACGGTGCGGGTGGGTATTCAGCAGCGCAGAGTAGAAATTGAAGTGTGTAAGCTGGTGGGTGGAACCAACGGCTTTATCCGCCGCCCTTTCCTCTATATGGGGGCGATTCAGGGCGGTATCGGTGGCTTGCTGGCGATTATCTTAGTGGCCAGTGCTCTGTTACTGCTTAATGGGCCGATCACGCAACTGGCAGCACTTTACCAAAGTAGCTTTAAACTGGAGGGGCTGGGCTTGTCACTCTCCTTGCTGCTACTGCTGAGTAGTATCACACTGGGGTGGTTAGGCTCGCTTTTTACCGTGAACCACTATATGCGTGAAATTGAGCCTTCATAG
- the ftsE gene encoding cell division ATP-binding protein FtsE: MIRFEKAGKRYPGGFQALENISFHLDKGEMSFLTGHSGAGKSTLLKLISAIEAPTGGHVEVNGYDLTKISSRKIPFFRREIGIIFQDYKLLYDRSVFDNVALPLIVSGTPFREVGSRVRAALGKVGLSGREKASPIILSGGEQQRVSIARAIVHRPPLLLADEPTGNLDPDLARDIMSLFSEMNQLGITTLIASHDWSLIGRMGKRVLHLEEGRLQDPDRELGR; the protein is encoded by the coding sequence ATGATTCGCTTTGAAAAAGCTGGAAAACGCTACCCTGGTGGCTTTCAGGCGCTGGAAAATATCTCTTTCCACCTGGATAAAGGTGAAATGTCATTTCTCACCGGTCACTCTGGGGCGGGTAAAAGCACACTGCTAAAGCTGATTTCAGCGATTGAAGCGCCAACCGGTGGTCACGTTGAGGTGAATGGTTATGACTTGACCAAAATCAGCTCGCGTAAAATCCCCTTTTTTCGTCGCGAAATCGGTATTATCTTTCAGGATTACAAGCTGCTTTATGATCGCAGCGTCTTTGACAATGTGGCACTGCCGCTGATTGTGTCAGGCACCCCATTCCGTGAGGTGGGTAGTCGGGTGCGTGCGGCGCTGGGCAAGGTAGGGCTTTCCGGGCGTGAAAAAGCATCACCTATTATACTTTCTGGCGGTGAGCAGCAGCGGGTGAGCATTGCCCGCGCCATTGTTCATCGGCCACCGCTATTGCTGGCGGATGAGCCAACCGGTAACCTCGATCCGGATCTTGCCCGAGATATTATGAGCCTGTTTAGTGAGATGAATCAGCTGGGTATAACGACATTAATCGCGAGCCATGATTGGAGCCTGATTGGCCGTATGGGCAAGCGTGTTTTACACCTGGAAGAGGGGCGTTTGCAAGACCCTGATCGGGAGCTGGGGCGATGA
- a CDS encoding insulinase family protein: protein MRISIKKPFFALLAGVALAGCAANSSKPAAEVAVQNVAAAGPQGVHTFQLDNGLKIFIKEDHRAPVAISQLWYKVGASYEYGGITGVSHVLEHMMFKGTKDYGPNEFSKIIAANGGRENAFTGRDYTAYFQTLEASRLEVAFKMESNRMRNLRLNDDEFQKEVKVVMEERRMRTEDKPTALTYEQFNATAYVNSPYQNPVIGWMDDLENMALNDLQQWYQSWYAPNNAILVVVGDVDPQEIYRLAKKYYGPIKPSNTATPKPRNEIKPLGEKKITVKAPAELPYFIMGYQVPVVKTAKISWEPYALDMLASVLDGSKSARFSKELVRNQQIAANAGAGYSLFSRHNEQFLFDGTPANGHSIEALQAAILEQIERVKTELVSDEELERIKAKIITSKVYELDSIFYQAMKIGMLETVGLNYRLQNDYLDNIKAVTPEQIREVANKYLIEDRRTVAVLKPQPLDNHSAAMVTGDTHAH, encoded by the coding sequence ATGAGAATAAGCATAAAAAAACCGTTTTTCGCACTACTTGCAGGGGTTGCCCTCGCAGGTTGCGCTGCAAACAGCAGTAAGCCTGCTGCAGAGGTAGCCGTCCAGAATGTCGCGGCCGCAGGCCCGCAAGGCGTTCACACCTTTCAACTGGATAATGGCTTAAAAATATTTATTAAGGAGGACCACCGCGCCCCGGTTGCCATCTCCCAGCTCTGGTATAAAGTAGGGGCCAGCTACGAATACGGTGGTATCACCGGTGTCTCCCATGTGCTGGAGCACATGATGTTCAAAGGGACCAAAGATTACGGCCCCAACGAATTCTCCAAAATTATTGCCGCCAATGGCGGGCGGGAAAATGCCTTCACAGGACGTGACTACACCGCCTATTTCCAAACACTGGAAGCGAGCCGCCTCGAAGTCGCCTTCAAGATGGAGTCAAATCGTATGCGCAACCTGCGCCTCAATGATGATGAGTTCCAGAAAGAGGTGAAAGTAGTGATGGAAGAGCGCCGAATGCGCACTGAAGATAAACCCACCGCGCTCACCTATGAGCAGTTTAATGCCACCGCCTACGTCAACAGCCCCTACCAAAACCCAGTCATCGGCTGGATGGATGATCTGGAAAACATGGCGTTGAATGATCTTCAGCAGTGGTATCAGAGCTGGTACGCGCCCAATAATGCCATCTTAGTGGTGGTGGGTGATGTTGATCCACAGGAGATCTATCGCCTCGCCAAAAAGTATTACGGCCCCATCAAACCCAGCAACACCGCCACTCCAAAGCCACGCAATGAAATCAAGCCGCTGGGCGAAAAGAAAATTACCGTTAAAGCACCCGCTGAACTGCCCTACTTTATTATGGGCTATCAAGTACCGGTGGTTAAAACAGCTAAAATCAGCTGGGAACCCTATGCGCTGGATATGCTAGCCAGTGTGCTAGATGGCAGTAAAAGTGCGCGTTTCTCCAAAGAGCTGGTGCGCAATCAACAGATCGCCGCAAATGCTGGAGCGGGTTACAGTCTCTTTTCACGTCACAACGAGCAGTTTTTATTTGATGGCACACCGGCCAATGGCCACAGCATTGAAGCTTTACAGGCGGCCATTTTAGAGCAAATTGAGCGGGTAAAAACAGAGCTCGTTAGTGACGAGGAGCTAGAAAGAATCAAAGCAAAGATCATCACCAGTAAGGTCTACGAGCTGGACTCTATCTTCTATCAAGCGATGAAGATCGGCATGCTGGAGACTGTTGGCCTCAATTATCGCCTACAGAATGATTACCTGGACAACATCAAAGCGGTAACACCTGAACAGATCCGCGAAGTTGCCAACAAATACCTCATCGAGGATCGACGCACCGTCGCGGTACTTAAGCCACAACCACTCGACAACCACTCAGCCGCTATGGTGACGGGAGATACCCATGCACACTAA